The nucleotide window TACAAGGATCATGCCGCCTTAAACAAACACATTGATATGATTGGATTAGAAAAAAAAGATCTCGCCGTTCTAGCACTTTTACAACCTATTATACAGCAACATATGGAAGAAATTCTAACCGATTTTTATAAAAACATTGGTGCTGAGACACGTTTATCAGCGATTATTAATGAAAACAGTACAGTAGAAAAATTAAAAGGTACATTAGCAACGCACATTAGTGAAATGTTCAGCGGTACAGTTGATGCAATTTTCATGGAAAAAAGACAGAAGATTGCAATTACACATTTCCGAATTGGTCTGAAGCCAAAATGGTATATTGCTGCGTTTCAAAATTTACTGATGTATGTATCAAATATTATCTCACTTCACGTTAAGGACCTAACAGAATACAAGTTTGCTATGCAGGCTGTTTCTAAGATGTTTATACTAGAACAACAGCTCGTACTCGATGCATATGAAAACGAGGTTACACAAACAGCGGAAGCAAATACGCAAAAACAACAAGCACTTCGTAACAATCTAAGCGATGTTGCGCAGCAATTGGCAACGGTTGCCGAACAAACAAGCCGTTCTGTTTCTGCTATTAATGAACAAACAAAAGATTTAAATGGTATGTCTGTACATACTTTAGAGATTGCAGCCACAACAGAAACGGCTGCTGAAAAAGGAAAACATGACTTAGATAATCAGCAAACATTGATGAACCGTATTCAAGAAAGCACAGAAGATATTATGGATAAAATCACCGTACTTCATAATGTATCAAACGAAATTCATAACATTGCAAGCATTGTTACCGCGATTGCCGAACAAACAAATCTGTTGGCGCTAAACGCAGCCATTGAAGCAGCGCGTGCGGGTGAGCATGGTAAAGGTTTCGCCGTAGTAGCAGACGAAGTTCGCAAGCTGTCTGAAGAAACCAAGGTTTCCGTTTCAGGTGTTTCCGATTTAATTGCTAAAATTAATGAACAAATTGCTATGACGTCTAATCGTATGAAAGATGTAGCTGAACTGATTAAGCAAAGTCACAGCCAAACAGAAAAAATGAGCGAATCATTTGAAACAGTACTATTAAGCATTCATTCTAATAAAGCACAAAATGTACAAACACAAGAAGAATTACTTAAGATTTCACGTATGATTCAAGATGCCAACGAGGCAGTAAAACAGGTGTCCTCTTCTGCGGAAGAATTAAACACACTGTCAGCGCAATTGTAAAAGCAAAAGGATTGAGCACATTCGCTCAATCCTTTTGTTGTATCTCTATCCCTCTCTTATTATAATAATGATAGAATTATTGTATTATAAGGGCATGTAGTTTTTTCGACATATAACTAGAACAGCTGGTTAGATATTCGGTATGGGCAGCCCTTTACCCTGACTGCAACTACATATCGCCAGTTTTTCTTTCCTCACTACCAAGAATGTCGTTTTTCTATGTGTGTTTATACAGAAAGGTGGTTTCCTTTGAAGAATAGAGTTGCGCTATATGATATTATTTTTTTTCTTGTCTTCCCGCTCGTTGTATGGAATTATGGTCGTGATATAATTGGTGACTATTATGCAATGCTCCTTTCTTCTGTACCCGGTATCATCTACAGCGTATATCGATTTGTGGTTTTAAAGCAATTCAATGTATTCGGTATTTTTATGCTTGCAAACTTAATACTTGGCGCACTTGTAGATGTTCTGGCAGGTTCTGCTATACAGCTTCTTTGGAACAATGTGTACTATGCATATGCCTTAGCTGCTGTATTTGCATTGACAGCACTGTTTCGAAAACCACTTGCCTTGTACTTTGCATTGGATCTTGCGGAGCTGCAGGGTCAGGACCGAGGCAACCTACGTGAACTGTTTATGAGCAAGAAGCTGTTCACTGTATTTCAGCTGATTACACTCGGCTTCGCTGTTCGCGATATTGTTTTAGCCACCTTAAAAGTTTGGCTCATTACTGAATACGGTGTAGAAGCGTTTGATAAAGGCATTATTTTACGTCAAGCTATTAACTGGGGATTCTCAGCTATTTTTGTAATTGGGTTTTTATATGTTGCCAAAGCGGTGCAAGATGCTTCACCATCAGAAGAATCATTGGAAAAAAGCAACTGAATTTAGTTGTTTTTTCTTACCTACACGTTTGCTATGATATAACAAAAGCTGGGGGGGACTACATATGTTTTTTGCTTTTCAAGTAGATGAAGATATTACATTACGACTACTCGACATGTCGCAGGCTGATCTCATTTTTAAAGCGTCAGACACTTCTCGTGAACATTTGCGACGCTGGCTCCCCTGGGTAGACGACACCCATACGGTAGAAGATACAAAGAAATTTATTCAAGCAACAATGGATCAATTTGCGCAGCATAAAGGGTTTTGTACAAGCATTTGGTGGCGCGATGAGTTTGCCGGTATCATTGACTTTCATGGTTTACATACAACACTCAATAAAATCGAGATTGGCTATTGGTTACTTGAAAAACATCAAGGAAGAGGAATCATAACAAAGGCCTGCCGAGCTTTTGTAGATCATGCTTTTTCCGTGATGAAGCTAGAGCGCGTTGAGATTTTGGCAGCAGTCGGAAATACAAAGAGCCAAGCAATTCCAAAGCGCCTCGGCTTTAAGCAAGAGGGAGTCCTTCGAAA belongs to Ectobacillus sp. JY-23 and includes:
- a CDS encoding globin-coupled sensor protein, with translation MSPLFFKKKTKSVFLLSDLHQYEEKVSLYKDHAALNKHIDMIGLEKKDLAVLALLQPIIQQHMEEILTDFYKNIGAETRLSAIINENSTVEKLKGTLATHISEMFSGTVDAIFMEKRQKIAITHFRIGLKPKWYIAAFQNLLMYVSNIISLHVKDLTEYKFAMQAVSKMFILEQQLVLDAYENEVTQTAEANTQKQQALRNNLSDVAQQLATVAEQTSRSVSAINEQTKDLNGMSVHTLEIAATTETAAEKGKHDLDNQQTLMNRIQESTEDIMDKITVLHNVSNEIHNIASIVTAIAEQTNLLALNAAIEAARAGEHGKGFAVVADEVRKLSEETKVSVSGVSDLIAKINEQIAMTSNRMKDVAELIKQSHSQTEKMSESFETVLLSIHSNKAQNVQTQEELLKISRMIQDANEAVKQVSSSAEELNTLSAQL
- a CDS encoding VC0807 family protein translates to MKNRVALYDIIFFLVFPLVVWNYGRDIIGDYYAMLLSSVPGIIYSVYRFVVLKQFNVFGIFMLANLILGALVDVLAGSAIQLLWNNVYYAYALAAVFALTALFRKPLALYFALDLAELQGQDRGNLRELFMSKKLFTVFQLITLGFAVRDIVLATLKVWLITEYGVEAFDKGIILRQAINWGFSAIFVIGFLYVAKAVQDASPSEESLEKSN
- a CDS encoding GNAT family N-acetyltransferase is translated as MFFAFQVDEDITLRLLDMSQADLIFKASDTSREHLRRWLPWVDDTHTVEDTKKFIQATMDQFAQHKGFCTSIWWRDEFAGIIDFHGLHTTLNKIEIGYWLLEKHQGRGIITKACRAFVDHAFSVMKLERVEILAAVGNTKSQAIPKRLGFKQEGVLRKCTKTSEGLEDVVIFGLLKDEWTKQEH